In Daphnia pulicaria isolate SC F1-1A chromosome 5, SC_F0-13Bv2, whole genome shotgun sequence, a single genomic region encodes these proteins:
- the LOC124340524 gene encoding protein pellino-like isoform X1: MPSDSRGSSSGGSQVGSNGKIHGYLIVLGNNGSLPSGDKGRKRSKYGVMQRPKPNGVQPSNQYRVQTPQTHPAVTDVNQHTIFYTLPRHQAVIVEYTSDPTKDMYQIGRSSEEPIDFVVADTVPGNLNKSSVNRTSSCPSNGGQVMAVGRVAQSTISRFACRLLVERDSLPARAYVYAAGFDSSRNIFLGEKATKWETDKGIDGLTTNGVLLLQPKGEFEGGAALPGQWVEVSVGGALYHLRDSRSAPQKKSQVENELNLLVDGSLIDLCGATLLWRSAEGLAKGPTARHLEKMVDELNAGKPQCPVGLNTLVLPRKSTLPPPDQTPYVYLKCGHVQGQHHWGKEGEDRTCPICLKVGPVSQLSMGLEPAFWVDREPPTYAFNPCGHMASEKTVKYWGAIPIPHGTNGFIGKCPFCATPLEDRGFAKLIFQDHLDS, encoded by the exons ATGCCATCAGA CAGTcgtggcagcagcagtggaGGAAGCCAGGTGGGAAGCAATGGCAAGATTCATGGATACCTCATCGTTCTTGG GAACAATGGCAGTTTACCCTCGGGCGACAAGGGTCGCAAGCGTTCCAAATACGGCGTGATGCAGCGGCCGAAACCCAACGGAGTCCAGCCATCCAACCAATACCGCGTCCAAACACCTCAAACCCATCCC GCTGTAACGGATGTGAATCAGCACACGATTTTCTACACTTTGCCCCGGCACCAGGCCGTCATCGTCGAGTACACTTCCGATCCTACAAAGGACATGTATCAG ATTGGCAGATCTTCAGAGGAACCCATCGACTTTGTGGTTGCCGATACTGTGCCGGGGAATTTAAACAAGTCGTCGGTGAATCGGACGTCTTCCTGCCCAAGCAATGGTGGTCAAGTCATGGCAGTTGGCAGAGTGGCACAGAGCACCATCAGTCGCTTCGCTTGTCGTCTTCTAGTCGAAAGAGACAGTCTACCTGCCAGAGCTTATGTCTACGCTGCTGGATTCGATTCGTCTCGCAACATTTTTCTAGGC GAAAAGGCGACCAAATGGGAGACGGACAAAGGCATCGATGGCCTCACGACAAATGGAGTCTTGCTGCTGCAACCCAAAGGAGAATTTGAAGGTGGGGCCGCTTTGCCTGGACAATGGGTCGAAGTCTCGGTCGGAGGAGCCTTGTACCATTTAAGAGATTCCAGATCTGCTCCGCAAAAGAAATCACAG GTGgagaatgaattgaatttgctGGTGGATGGATCATTAATCGATTTGTGTGGCGCCACTTTGCTGTGGAGGAGTGCCGAAGGCCTTGCCAAAGGACCG ACGGCTAGACATTTGGAAAAGATGGTTGACGAGTTGAATGCAGGGAAACCGCAGTGTCCAGTCGGTTTGAACACGCTAGTGTTGCCGAGAAAGTCGACTTTACCACCGCCCGATCAGACTCCTTACGTTTATTTGAAATGTGGGCACGTTCAGGGCCAACATCACTGGgggaaagaaggagaagatcgAACATGCCCCATCTGCCTTAAAGTTGGCCCTGTCTCACAACTCAGCATGGGTCTCGAACCAGCCTTTTGGGTGGATCGCGAACCACCCACGTACGCGTTCAATCCCTGCGGTCATATGGCTTCCGAGAAAACAGTCAA ATACTGGGGAGCTATTCCTATTCCTCACGGTACTAACGGATTCATTGGCAAATGCCCGTTTTGCGCCACACCGCTGGAGGATCGAGGCTTCGCAAAATTAATATTCCAGGACCATTTAGAtagttaa
- the LOC124340524 gene encoding protein pellino-like isoform X2 yields the protein MPSDRGSSSGGSQVGSNGKIHGYLIVLGNNGSLPSGDKGRKRSKYGVMQRPKPNGVQPSNQYRVQTPQTHPAVTDVNQHTIFYTLPRHQAVIVEYTSDPTKDMYQIGRSSEEPIDFVVADTVPGNLNKSSVNRTSSCPSNGGQVMAVGRVAQSTISRFACRLLVERDSLPARAYVYAAGFDSSRNIFLGEKATKWETDKGIDGLTTNGVLLLQPKGEFEGGAALPGQWVEVSVGGALYHLRDSRSAPQKKSQVENELNLLVDGSLIDLCGATLLWRSAEGLAKGPTARHLEKMVDELNAGKPQCPVGLNTLVLPRKSTLPPPDQTPYVYLKCGHVQGQHHWGKEGEDRTCPICLKVGPVSQLSMGLEPAFWVDREPPTYAFNPCGHMASEKTVKYWGAIPIPHGTNGFIGKCPFCATPLEDRGFAKLIFQDHLDS from the exons ATGCCATCAGA TcgtggcagcagcagtggaGGAAGCCAGGTGGGAAGCAATGGCAAGATTCATGGATACCTCATCGTTCTTGG GAACAATGGCAGTTTACCCTCGGGCGACAAGGGTCGCAAGCGTTCCAAATACGGCGTGATGCAGCGGCCGAAACCCAACGGAGTCCAGCCATCCAACCAATACCGCGTCCAAACACCTCAAACCCATCCC GCTGTAACGGATGTGAATCAGCACACGATTTTCTACACTTTGCCCCGGCACCAGGCCGTCATCGTCGAGTACACTTCCGATCCTACAAAGGACATGTATCAG ATTGGCAGATCTTCAGAGGAACCCATCGACTTTGTGGTTGCCGATACTGTGCCGGGGAATTTAAACAAGTCGTCGGTGAATCGGACGTCTTCCTGCCCAAGCAATGGTGGTCAAGTCATGGCAGTTGGCAGAGTGGCACAGAGCACCATCAGTCGCTTCGCTTGTCGTCTTCTAGTCGAAAGAGACAGTCTACCTGCCAGAGCTTATGTCTACGCTGCTGGATTCGATTCGTCTCGCAACATTTTTCTAGGC GAAAAGGCGACCAAATGGGAGACGGACAAAGGCATCGATGGCCTCACGACAAATGGAGTCTTGCTGCTGCAACCCAAAGGAGAATTTGAAGGTGGGGCCGCTTTGCCTGGACAATGGGTCGAAGTCTCGGTCGGAGGAGCCTTGTACCATTTAAGAGATTCCAGATCTGCTCCGCAAAAGAAATCACAG GTGgagaatgaattgaatttgctGGTGGATGGATCATTAATCGATTTGTGTGGCGCCACTTTGCTGTGGAGGAGTGCCGAAGGCCTTGCCAAAGGACCG ACGGCTAGACATTTGGAAAAGATGGTTGACGAGTTGAATGCAGGGAAACCGCAGTGTCCAGTCGGTTTGAACACGCTAGTGTTGCCGAGAAAGTCGACTTTACCACCGCCCGATCAGACTCCTTACGTTTATTTGAAATGTGGGCACGTTCAGGGCCAACATCACTGGgggaaagaaggagaagatcgAACATGCCCCATCTGCCTTAAAGTTGGCCCTGTCTCACAACTCAGCATGGGTCTCGAACCAGCCTTTTGGGTGGATCGCGAACCACCCACGTACGCGTTCAATCCCTGCGGTCATATGGCTTCCGAGAAAACAGTCAA ATACTGGGGAGCTATTCCTATTCCTCACGGTACTAACGGATTCATTGGCAAATGCCCGTTTTGCGCCACACCGCTGGAGGATCGAGGCTTCGCAAAATTAATATTCCAGGACCATTTAGAtagttaa
- the LOC124340531 gene encoding lactosylceramide 4-alpha-galactosyltransferase-like, producing MDLKFSNNRSRKCRSVTRRRFYYGMFSFSVLFLIVYNYLTSEIFLHQMDPRVNVRRAGRSRCCLAGNTSGSDMCGRPDCLWPCPYPALQEHKHLNVTLDKAFFHETSGATFLNFRQACVVESLAFHNPNLTVHLLMTGQHLDLNSVTMKTLRLNYPNVQITSINLGDYMVATPLERWYFCTEWNRGWYAVAHLSDALRFLTLSKYGGYYFDLDVIQLRPVTPYRNFVVAEDGDKLGSSVIHVDHQHPIIRTAVEKFAADYKWYVWSHNGPDLVTRILQNLCQVYYISWMTPERCQGFRILAPKSFYPVHYHRWRDYFYKRGDRPVDKVNWDESVVGAHVWNSMSSHWLVNKNSNQYYAQMARSS from the exons ATGGATCTAAAATTTTCGAATAACCGTTCCCGTAAATGCCGTTCGGTCACACGTCGCCGTTTCTACTATggaatgttttcattttcggtTCTTTTCTTGATAGTTTATAATTACCTCACGTCAGAAATCTTTCTGCACCAG ATGGATCCTCGAGTGAACGTTCGTAGAGCTGGAAGATCCAGATGTTGTCTAGCGGGCAACACCAGTGGTTCCGACATGTGCGGACGACCAGATTGCCTATGGCCGTGCCCATATCCTGCCTTGCAAGAACACAAACATTTAAATGTTACTCTGGACAAGGCGTTTTTTCACGAAACTTCCGGTGCCACTTTTCTCAACTTCCGCCAGGCTTGCGTGGTCGAATCGCTGGCCTTTCACAATCCCAACTTGACCGTTCACCTCCTCATGACGGGCCAGCATTTAGATCTAAATTCAGTGACGATGAAAACGCTGAGGCTCAACTACCCCAACGTGCAAATCACCAGCATCAATTTGGGCGACTACATGGTCGCCACTCCGCTGGAGCGTTGGTATTTCTGCACAGAGTGGAACCGCGGATGGTACGCCGTGGCTCATCTCAGCGACGCTTTACGATTTCTGACCCTGTCCAAGTACGGTGGATACTATTTCGATTTGGACGTGATCCAACTCCGACCCGTGACGCCGTACCGGAATTTCGTGGTGGCCGAAGATGGTGACAAACTAGGATCGAGTGTCATTCACGTCGACCATCAACATCCAATCATTCGAACTGCTGTCGAAAAATTTGCAGCTGATTACAA GTGGTATGTTTGGTCTCACAATGGGCCCGATTTAGTAACGCGGATCCTACAAAATTTGTGTCAAGTTTACTACATTAGCTGGATGACTCCGGAGCGATGCCAAGGGTTCCGGATTTTAGCGCCAAAGTCATTTTACCCAGTGCACTATCATCGATGGAGAGATTACTTTTACAAACGTGGCGACAGACCAGTGGATAAGGTGAATTGGGACGAGTCTGTTGTCGGAGCTCACGTTTGGAACAGCATGAGCTCTCATTGGTTAGTCAACAAGAATTCCAATCAGTATTACGCGCAGATGGCGCGTTCTTCTT aa
- the LOC124340559 gene encoding ADP-ribosylation factor-like protein 2 codes for MVLLTILKKLKQKEKEMRLLMLGLDNAGKTTILKKFNGEDVHTISPTLGFNIKTLEHQNYQLNIWDVGGQKSLRSYWRNYFESTDGLVWVVDSIDRRRMEDCTKELHSLLQEERLAGATLLVFANKQDLPGSMTADEIKEALNLDSIETHHWRIVGCSAMNGDNLLSGIDWLVEDIGARIFTLE; via the exons ATGGTCTTATTGACCatactaaaaaaattgaaacagaaagagaaagaaatgcgTCTACTTATGCT GGGCCTTGACAATGCTGGCAAAACcacaatattaaaaaaattcaatggagaagatgTCCATACGATTTCACCAACTCTCGGATTCAACATCAAGACCCTGGAACACCAAAA ttaccaGCTGAATATATGGGACGTTGGAGGGCAAAAATCGTTGAGGTCCTACTGGCGAAACTACTTTGAAAGCACAGATGGCCTAGTTTGGGTTGTCGACAGCATTGACAGAAGGAGGATGGAAGATTGCACAAAAGAATTACATTCCTTACTACAAGAAGAG AGATTGGCAGGTGCAACATTGCTTGTTTTTGCCAACAAGCAAGATCTCCCAGGGTCAATGACAGCTGATGAAATCAAAGAG GCACTGAATCTCGACAGCATTGAAACTCATCACTGGCGTATCGTCGGCTGCAGCGCCATGAACGGAGACAATTTATTGTCAGGAATCGATTGGCTAGTCGAAGATATCGGAGCCAGGATATTTACATTAGAGTAA
- the LOC124340540 gene encoding uncharacterized protein LOC124340540, with amino-acid sequence MSDEKMADAEAIVHDTVNFIEELHSRYMFHVLLLIFKYLDDESLNNAELTCKAWKEAISDSHPSKLWNMLFQQKIASSPVFKTIHFNLDQDSSNQLCKRKLLSRNQCAIKALQKNWLLGDYAREFASHSIIDDQGIIGNERFNFSFSKMSDKFIVWYSNSKVTLLNRHTLKVEEVLHIDNLRNSLGCTFYDDAFIYSHDLQISIRNLTTKKTRAYSVPCMENNVRIDQLYAMNGFLVAAIFKEETLDTDFYIWKITSQAEVEWENLKIIPNMQLKRYELFIDHRYMIVLYLYPKSECVVRHMSDFSIKGKY; translated from the exons ATGAGTGACGAAAAAATGGCCGACGCTGAAGCAATTGTCCACGATACTGTTAACTTTATCGAAGAATTGCACA GTAGATACATGTTTCATGTTctgcttttgatttttaaatacctTGACGATGAAAGTTTAAATAATGCAGAACTTACatgcaaagcttggaaagaaGCCATTAGTGATTCACATCCCTCTAAACtctggaatatgctattccaACAGAAG atTGCTAGTTCCCCTGTTTTCAAAacaattcatttcaatttggaCCAAGATTCGAGCAATCAGTTGTGCAAGCGCAAACTATTAAGCAGAAATCAGTGTGCTATTAAG GCTCTACAGAAAAATTGGCTGCTTGGAGATTATGCAAGAGAATTTGCATCCCATTCTATAATTGATGATCAAGGAATAATTGGAAATGAAAGatttaatttttcgttttcaaaaatgagtGACAAGTTCATTGTTTGGTACTCAAACTCAAAAGTAACACTCTTGAACAGACATACCTTGAAAGTTGAAGag gtACTTCATATTGATAATCTAAGGAATTCACTAGGATGTACCTTTTATGATGACGCTTTTATATACTCTCATGACCTACAGATAAGCATCAGAAATCTTACCACTAAAAAG ACCCGAGCTTATTCAGTACCTTGTATGGAAAACAACGTTCGGATAGATCAATTGTATGCTATGAACGGATTCCTGGTTGCTGCCATTTTCAAA GAAGAAACGTTAGACACGGATTTTTACATTTGGAAAATTACATCGCAAGCTGAAGTTGAATGGGAAAACTTAAAGATTATTCCTAACATGCAGTTGAAGAGATACGAATTGTTTATAGACCATAGATACATGATTGTACTCTACTTATACCCAAAAAGTGAATGCGTCGTCCGGCACATGTCTGATTTCAGTATCAAGGGTAAATATTGA
- the LOC124340529 gene encoding transmembrane protein adipocyte-associated 1 homolog, producing the protein MNTEFPLESPENTTIQPVQPSDEDFFCKWILYYEVGYSRVRIWDLAIFIPNFIFFLFMLVRFNRARLKLRATSSPIFATFFSLVVLNVLISLIRCIVSMTVNASLAAGDYADKVLWIVVRFFLLSTEMSVVIFGLAFGHLESKTSIRRVLLATSCISLAFSVSQGALEFVSPDESFHVHTKDYDLFGHGGMMFWFVSSIVFASVYAIITLLPWSRLRERLALPTKKNFYYYVAILSGLNGIQCVGSGLLLYRVTECGLCIVDVTTLLYYTLLTPFVYYTFLSDFFSVAQPVLLFSYKSQIDDSGEEESVSLPHQHSFSSLKADSDYIYQANGFYDSTQLDISSTPIHPLYAVSLRSPDSVTGYSISSVNADHSVTFQ; encoded by the exons ATGAACACAGAGTTTCCCTTAGAATCTCCGGAAAACACAACAATTCAACCAGTTCAGCCTAGTGatgaagattttttttgcaagTGGATTCTTTATTATGAAGTGGGATATTCACG aGTCAGGATTTGGGATTTGGCCATTTTCATCCccaactttattttcttcttgtttatgCTTGTGCGATTCAACAGAGCTAGACTGAAATTAAGAGCTACATCAAGCCCTATTTTCGCTACATTCTTTAGTTTG GTGGTTCTTAATGTTCTCATAAGTCTGATTCGTTGCATAGTCTCAATGACTGTGAACGCCTCTTTAGCTGCAGGAGACTATGCAGACAAAGTGTTGTGGATAGTCGTGcgctttttccttctctctacAGAAATGAGTGTGGTGATTTTTGGACTTGCATTTG GTCATCTTGAAAGTAAAACAAGTATAAGAAGAGTCCTGTTGGCAACCTCGTGTATTTCTCTAGCATTCTCAGTTAGTCAAGGAGCTCTAGAATTTGTTTCTCCAGATGAATCATTTCATGTGCATACCAAGGATTATGATCTGTTTGGCCATGGTGGAATGatgttttggtttgtttcatCCATAGTTTTTGCATCA gtTTATGCAATCATCACACTTCTCCCCTGGTCAAGATTAAGAGAAAGACTAGCTTTGCCAACTAAAAAGAATTTCTATTACTACGTTGCAATCCTATCTGGACTTAACGGAATCCAATGTGTGGGCAGTGGACTACTTCTCTATCGTGTTACGGAATGTGGGCTGTGCATAGTCGACGTCACCACTCTTCTTTATTACACTCTGCTGACACCTTTTGTCTATTACACTTTTttgtcagattttttcag TGTCGCCCAGCCGGTACTTTTATTTTCGTACAAATCCCAAATTGACGATTCTGGAGAGGAGGAGAGCGTTTCTCTACCTCACCAACACTCGTTTTCGTCCCTCAAAGCGGATTCTGATTACATCTATCAG gcGAACGGCTTCTATGACAGTACTCAGCTAGATATTAGCTCAACTCCAATTCATCCGTTGTACGCAGTCTCACTCCGAAGTCCCGACAGTGTTACAGGCTATAGTATCTCTAGTGTGAATGCTGACCATTCCGTCACTTTCCAGTAA